In the Leptotrichia sp. oral taxon 847 genome, one interval contains:
- a CDS encoding branched-chain amino acid ABC transporter permease: protein MLKNLIEQTINGLQTGSIYALIALGYTMVYGIVKLINFAHGDILMIGAYLTFIAVSSGMPLIVAILLSIIFCAILGVVIDFFAYRPLRNAPKISALITAIGMSFLLESVALIIFGATPKVIDQKYIPGFLSDSKKLNLGFVEISMLTIFVIVVTIICMVALNLFIKKTKLGKATRAVSQDTGAAQLMGINVNKTIAITFAIGSGLGALGGALYAIVYPQIEPYMGMLPGLKAFIAAVFGGIGSIPGAMVGGYVLGLLEAYVKGSFLTTWANPIVFGILILILIFKPNGLFGKNMKEKV, encoded by the coding sequence ATGTTAAAAAATTTAATTGAGCAGACAATTAACGGTCTCCAGACAGGGAGTATCTACGCTTTAATCGCTCTTGGATACACGATGGTTTATGGAATTGTAAAACTTATAAACTTTGCGCATGGAGATATACTTATGATAGGAGCGTATTTGACTTTTATTGCAGTATCAAGCGGTATGCCGTTAATAGTTGCGATACTTTTGTCAATCATTTTTTGTGCTATTTTAGGCGTTGTAATCGATTTTTTTGCGTACAGACCACTTAGAAACGCACCTAAAATTTCAGCACTTATAACAGCAATCGGAATGAGCTTTTTATTAGAGAGTGTCGCACTTATCATTTTTGGAGCTACACCAAAAGTAATTGATCAGAAATATATTCCTGGATTTTTATCAGATAGTAAAAAATTAAATTTGGGATTTGTTGAAATCAGTATGTTAACTATCTTTGTCATCGTTGTAACCATAATTTGCATGGTTGCGCTAAATTTATTTATCAAAAAGACAAAATTGGGAAAAGCAACCAGAGCGGTATCTCAAGATACAGGAGCAGCACAACTTATGGGAATAAATGTAAATAAAACAATAGCTATTACATTTGCAATCGGTTCTGGGCTAGGTGCACTAGGTGGAGCGCTTTATGCCATTGTCTATCCACAAATTGAGCCATATATGGGAATGCTTCCAGGATTAAAAGCATTTATTGCGGCTGTATTTGGTGGAATAGGAAGTATTCCTGGAGCTATGGTTGGAGGATATGTACTAGGACTTTTGGAAGCGTATGTAAAAGGTTCTTTTCTTACAACTTGGGCAAATCCAATAGTCTTTGGAATTTTGATTTTGATACTTATTTTTAAACCAAATGGATTATTTGGAAAAAATATGAAAGAAAAAGTTTAA
- the tnpA gene encoding IS200/IS605 family transposase, translating into MANKTNSLSHTKWMCKYHIVFTPKYRRKIVYSQYRKSVGEILRRLCEYKGVEIIEGHLMKDHVHMLVSIPPKISVSSFMGYLKGKSALMMFDKHANLKYKFGNRHFWSEGYYVSTVGLNEATIKKYIAEQEKHDIAMDKLSVKEYEDPFKGSK; encoded by the coding sequence ATGGCTAATAAAACTAATAGCCTGTCTCATACTAAATGGATGTGTAAGTATCATATAGTATTTACACCTAAGTATAGACGAAAAATTGTATATAGTCAATACAGAAAAAGTGTGGGAGAAATTTTAAGAAGATTATGTGAATATAAAGGAGTTGAAATAATAGAAGGACATCTGATGAAAGATCACGTGCATATGCTGGTAAGCATACCACCAAAAATAAGTGTATCAAGTTTTATGGGATATCTGAAAGGGAAAAGTGCATTGATGATGTTTGATAAGCATGCAAACTTAAAATATAAATTTGGAAACAGACATTTCTGGTCAGAAGGATATTATGTAAGCACAGTAGGCTTAAATGAAGCAACAATAAAAAAATATATAGCCGAACAGGAGAAACATGATATAGCGATGGACAAATTAAGTGTAAAGGAATATGAAGACCCTTTTAAGGGTAGCAAGTAG
- the aroF gene encoding 3-deoxy-7-phosphoheptulonate synthase: protein MIIKVDANVSQENMEKLLKRVEELNLKPHLSYGSEYTIVGLVGDTSVVDVNRVLSIDGVLDVQRVQEPYKRASRKFHPKDTIVKVGNVEIGGNNLVMMAGPCSVENEEQILTTARIVKKYGAIMLRGGVVKPRTSPYSFQGLGMAGIELMKKAKEETGLPIICEVMSISQLYEFGPHLDMIQLGARNMQNFDLLKEVGKTNIPVLLKRGLSATIEEWLMSAEYILAGGNENVVLCERGIRTYETAYRNVLDLNAVPMIKKLTHLPIIVDSAHSTGKYWMVEPLGMAGIAAGADGLMVEVHPEPDKALSDGPQSLKEEVFEHLMVNVEKIANVLGKTFK from the coding sequence ATGATTATAAAAGTAGATGCAAATGTTTCACAAGAAAATATGGAAAAATTGTTGAAAAGAGTGGAAGAGCTTAATTTAAAGCCACATTTGTCATATGGAAGCGAATATACAATAGTTGGGTTAGTTGGGGATACGAGTGTTGTAGATGTAAACAGAGTTTTGTCAATTGATGGTGTACTGGATGTGCAAAGAGTGCAGGAACCGTATAAAAGAGCAAGTAGAAAATTTCATCCAAAAGACACGATTGTAAAAGTTGGAAATGTTGAAATTGGAGGAAATAATCTTGTGATGATGGCAGGACCTTGTTCAGTTGAAAATGAAGAACAAATTTTAACGACCGCAAGAATAGTAAAAAAATATGGGGCAATAATGCTAAGAGGAGGAGTCGTTAAGCCAAGAACATCACCGTATTCATTTCAAGGTCTAGGAATGGCAGGAATAGAACTTATGAAAAAAGCAAAAGAGGAAACAGGGCTTCCAATAATCTGTGAAGTGATGTCAATTTCTCAACTTTACGAGTTTGGACCACATCTTGATATGATTCAATTGGGGGCAAGAAATATGCAAAACTTTGATCTTTTAAAAGAAGTGGGAAAAACAAATATTCCAGTGCTTTTGAAAAGAGGACTGAGTGCAACTATTGAGGAATGGCTGATGTCAGCAGAGTACATTTTGGCTGGTGGAAATGAAAATGTAGTTCTTTGTGAAAGAGGGATAAGAACTTACGAGACCGCATATAGAAATGTGTTGGATTTAAACGCAGTGCCAATGATAAAAAAATTGACACATTTACCGATAATAGTGGATTCAGCTCATTCGACTGGAAAATACTGGATGGTTGAGCCACTAGGAATGGCGGGAATTGCAGCGGGAGCAGACGGACTTATGGTGGAAGTTCATCCAGAGCCGGATAAAGCGTTGTCAGATGGACCACAATCGTTAAAAGAAGAAGTATTTGAGCATTTGATGGTAAATGTGGAAAAAATTGCAAATGTACTGGGAAAAACTTTTAAGTAG
- a CDS encoding ABC transporter ATP-binding protein, which produces MVNILEVNDLNVYYGVIHAIKSISFHIKRGEVVSLIGANGAGKTSTLHAISGLVPIKSGEISLNGENTTNTVAHKLVNKGMAHVPEGRRIFTELTVLENLEMGAFIRNDQAGIKKDMEHMFSLFPRLAERKKQLAGTMSGGEQQMLAMARALMSNPSLLLLDEPSMGLAPLLVQEIFEIIKKINKEDNVTILLVEQNANMALSIADRGYVLETGSIILEGTGKELLTNSEIKRAYLGG; this is translated from the coding sequence TTGGTAAATATTTTAGAAGTCAATGATTTGAATGTCTATTACGGTGTAATTCACGCCATAAAAAGTATTTCATTTCATATAAAAAGAGGAGAAGTCGTTTCTTTGATTGGAGCAAATGGAGCAGGGAAAACATCAACTTTACATGCAATTTCGGGATTAGTTCCAATAAAATCTGGAGAAATCTCATTAAATGGAGAAAATACGACAAATACTGTAGCTCATAAACTTGTAAATAAAGGCATGGCTCATGTTCCAGAAGGAAGAAGAATTTTTACAGAACTAACAGTTTTAGAAAATTTGGAAATGGGAGCTTTTATTAGAAATGATCAAGCTGGAATAAAAAAAGATATGGAGCATATGTTTTCATTATTCCCTAGATTAGCAGAGCGAAAAAAACAACTTGCAGGGACTATGAGTGGAGGAGAACAGCAAATGCTTGCAATGGCAAGAGCGCTTATGTCAAATCCGTCGTTACTTTTGTTAGATGAACCATCAATGGGACTTGCTCCTCTGTTAGTTCAGGAAATTTTTGAAATAATAAAAAAAATAAATAAAGAGGACAATGTAACAATTTTATTAGTTGAGCAAAATGCAAATATGGCTCTGTCAATCGCTGACAGAGGTTACGTTTTGGAAACAGGAAGCATAATTTTAGAAGGGACAGGAAAAGAGCTTTTAACAAATTCGGAAATAAAAAGAGCATATCTAGGGGGATAA
- the aroB gene encoding 3-dehydroquinate synthase — translation MKKLNVGLGKNSYDILIGENYAKDFPKYIKEIYSGEKLFVITDSNVNEIYKNIYEKMFNGFDYTVYVLKAGEKNKHIGIMPEIYSAMVEAGVKRKDLVVAFGGGVVGDIAGFAAASFLRGVNFIQIPTTIVSQVDSSVGGKVGVDLPEGKNLVGAFYQPKLVLIDNYFLNTLTDRYFYDGFGEIVKYGCIYDKKFFDRLVEIVETVEISYDDKNYKKKLREHLMKYVNELVYRSCEIKKEVVEKDEKEQNLRMILNFGHTIGHAIEQFTNYEKYSHGEAISAGMVDITKIGEKKGFTKEGEAVKIAKLLKALNLPTEIEYPKNEISEIMKRDKKSTSDGINFVILKEIGEVEIMKIGAEKIFE, via the coding sequence ATGAAAAAATTAAATGTGGGCTTAGGAAAAAATTCTTATGATATTTTAATTGGAGAAAATTATGCGAAAGATTTTCCAAAATATATAAAAGAAATTTATAGTGGGGAAAAATTATTTGTCATAACTGACTCGAATGTGAACGAAATTTACAAAAATATTTATGAAAAAATGTTTAATGGATTTGATTACACGGTTTATGTACTAAAAGCTGGAGAAAAAAATAAACATATTGGAATTATGCCGGAAATTTATTCAGCAATGGTAGAAGCTGGTGTTAAAAGAAAAGACCTGGTTGTAGCTTTTGGTGGTGGTGTTGTTGGAGATATTGCTGGGTTTGCAGCAGCTTCATTTTTGAGAGGAGTTAATTTTATTCAGATTCCTACAACAATAGTTTCACAGGTTGACAGCAGTGTCGGCGGAAAAGTTGGAGTTGATTTACCAGAAGGGAAAAATCTTGTTGGGGCGTTTTATCAGCCAAAACTTGTTTTAATTGATAATTATTTTTTAAATACATTAACAGATAGATATTTTTACGATGGATTTGGGGAAATTGTAAAATATGGGTGCATTTATGACAAGAAATTTTTTGACAGACTTGTGGAAATAGTGGAAACAGTAGAAATTTCCTATGATGATAAAAATTATAAGAAGAAATTGCGAGAGCACCTGATGAAATATGTGAATGAGCTTGTTTACCGCTCTTGTGAAATAAAAAAAGAAGTTGTGGAAAAGGACGAAAAAGAGCAAAATCTGAGAATGATTTTAAATTTTGGACACACTATAGGGCATGCGATAGAGCAGTTTACGAATTATGAAAAATATTCTCACGGAGAAGCGATTTCTGCTGGGATGGTGGATATTACGAAAATTGGAGAGAAAAAAGGGTTTACTAAAGAAGGGGAAGCTGTGAAAATTGCGAAATTGCTTAAAGCGTTGAATTTGCCGACTGAAATTGAGTATCCAAAAAATGAAATTTCTGAAATTATGAAAAGAGATAAGAAAAGTACGAGTGATGGGATTAATTTTGTAATTTTGAAAGAGATTGGGGAAGTTGAGATTATGAAGATTGGGGCGGAAAAGATTTTTGAGTAA
- a CDS encoding putative heavy metal-binding protein: MIITTTNKVQDKKILEYKGIVFGEVITGVNFLKDLGAGLRNFFGGRSQGYEKELSSARTEALEEMKERAKKIGASAIVGVKMDYEVLGADNGMLMVTCSGTAVVIEE; encoded by the coding sequence ATGATTATAACAACTACGAATAAGGTTCAAGATAAAAAAATATTGGAGTATAAAGGAATTGTTTTTGGTGAAGTTATAACAGGAGTTAATTTTTTAAAAGATTTAGGAGCGGGACTTAGAAACTTTTTCGGGGGGCGATCCCAAGGGTATGAAAAAGAATTGTCTTCGGCTAGAACAGAAGCTTTGGAGGAAATGAAAGAAAGAGCGAAAAAAATAGGAGCGAGTGCTATTGTTGGAGTAAAAATGGATTATGAAGTGTTAGGTGCGGATAATGGAATGCTTATGGTTACTTGCAGTGGTACTGCCGTTGTGATAGAAGAGTAA
- a CDS encoding branched-chain amino acid ABC transporter permease, whose protein sequence is MENKEKEKKPLDKGTALQKNKVEKKNKEQRQSKWGNLNYFNKFKLKNYVVTVISIILLYVVLSLTIDPNDIFSYTRGIYITILIFVLFSVSLNVTVGIMGQLNLGQAGFIAIGGYSAAYISKILVNYHLPATLHLLIVSLFGGIIAAIFGFLVGASTLRLRGDYLAIITLAFGEIVKYIIQNLDFLGGATGFSGIPQGLITFSNVYFIVVISIIIVVMAMTSRKGREVMSIREDEIAAENIGIKLNRVKLYGFAFSAFFAGVGGSLFAHNVGILAPDKFGFLFSIEILVMVVLGGLGSITGAVIAAVILTVLSEFLRDFSQFRYLIYSIILIMLMIFRPKGIFGTKEFTFHETKQRIKEIRNSKK, encoded by the coding sequence ATGGAAAATAAGGAAAAGGAAAAGAAACCTTTAGACAAAGGAACTGCTTTGCAAAAAAATAAAGTTGAAAAGAAAAACAAAGAACAAAGACAGTCAAAATGGGGTAATTTGAATTATTTTAATAAATTTAAGTTGAAAAATTATGTAGTAACAGTTATTTCAATTATTTTACTTTATGTAGTTTTAAGTTTGACAATTGATCCAAATGATATTTTTAGCTACACTCGTGGAATTTATATAACTATTTTAATTTTTGTATTATTTTCTGTAAGTCTTAATGTGACTGTTGGAATTATGGGACAGCTTAATTTAGGACAAGCTGGATTTATCGCAATTGGTGGATATTCAGCGGCTTATATTTCAAAAATATTAGTAAATTATCATTTACCTGCAACATTGCATCTTCTTATAGTTTCACTATTTGGCGGAATTATTGCAGCAATATTCGGATTTTTAGTTGGAGCTAGTACACTTCGTTTGAGAGGAGATTATCTTGCTATCATTACTCTTGCGTTTGGAGAAATTGTAAAATATATTATTCAAAATTTGGATTTTCTTGGAGGAGCGACAGGATTTAGTGGAATTCCTCAAGGACTTATAACATTTTCAAATGTGTATTTTATTGTTGTAATTTCGATTATTATTGTTGTTATGGCGATGACTTCAAGAAAAGGTAGAGAAGTTATGTCAATTAGAGAAGATGAAATTGCGGCAGAAAATATTGGTATTAAATTAAATCGTGTAAAACTTTATGGATTTGCTTTTTCAGCATTTTTTGCGGGAGTAGGAGGTTCATTATTTGCTCATAATGTCGGAATTTTAGCGCCAGATAAATTTGGATTTTTATTTTCAATAGAAATTTTGGTTATGGTTGTTTTGGGTGGACTTGGAAGTATAACTGGAGCAGTTATCGCAGCAGTTATTTTAACTGTGTTAAGTGAATTTTTAAGAGATTTTTCACAATTTAGATATTTAATTTATTCGATAATTCTTATTATGTTAATGATTTTCAGACCAAAAGGAATTTTTGGAACAAAAGAATTTACTTTCCATGAAACGAAACAACGGATTAAAGAGATTAGAAACTCAAAAAAATAA
- a CDS encoding ABC transporter ATP-binding protein has translation MSLLKTTDLGISFGGLRAVDDVNIEIKEGELIGLIGPNGAGKTTIFNLLTGVYKPTDGDISINGTSINKKTTPQIVALGIARTFQNIRLFKNLTVLDNVKMALNSSMKYNTFEAILRLPRFWREEKEVTDKALDLLDIFDMAQMANIISGNLSYGQQRKLEIARALATNPKLLLLDEPAAGMNPNETKELMKTISFIRDKFKISILLIEHDMDLVMGICERLYVLNFGKIIASGIPSEIQSNKEVIAAYLGE, from the coding sequence ATGTCATTACTTAAAACGACTGATTTAGGAATATCTTTTGGTGGTTTAAGAGCTGTAGACGATGTTAATATCGAGATAAAAGAAGGTGAGTTAATAGGGCTGATTGGACCTAACGGAGCTGGGAAAACAACAATATTTAACTTACTTACAGGTGTTTATAAACCGACTGACGGAGATATTTCCATAAATGGAACAAGCATTAATAAAAAAACAACTCCACAAATAGTTGCATTGGGAATAGCAAGAACGTTCCAGAATATTAGATTATTTAAAAATTTGACGGTGTTGGACAATGTAAAAATGGCACTTAACAGCAGTATGAAATATAACACTTTTGAAGCTATACTAAGACTCCCAAGATTTTGGAGGGAAGAAAAAGAAGTTACAGATAAAGCGCTGGATTTATTGGATATTTTTGATATGGCACAGATGGCTAATATCATTTCGGGAAATTTATCATATGGACAGCAAAGAAAATTGGAAATAGCTAGAGCGCTAGCTACAAATCCAAAATTGCTTTTATTAGATGAACCTGCTGCGGGAATGAATCCGAATGAGACAAAGGAATTGATGAAAACAATAAGTTTTATCAGAGATAAATTTAAAATTTCAATTTTACTTATTGAGCACGATATGGATTTAGTTATGGGAATTTGTGAGAGACTTTATGTACTAAATTTTGGAAAAATAATAGCTTCAGGAATTCCAAGTGAAATACAGTCAAATAAAGAAGTTATCGCAGCGTATCTGGGAGAATAA
- a CDS encoding DUF2262 domain-containing protein — protein MSDAIKDEVFGEIKNFETEVEWLGRKISVSFDGGIGHNWSEEKKVEEVKGAIEQFKIMYLNQKEWDERIRDRIVEDLRWLAEDWFSSVDEEDVDGMIEILEKNSNSKFTEKEKEELKEQKVSKEVFKNGIYLESLNITSDGDFTVYFYDDEVFFAGHWIDLTGNVSGEFSSEADIVG, from the coding sequence ATGAGTGATGCTATAAAAGATGAAGTTTTTGGAGAAATAAAAAATTTTGAAACTGAAGTTGAGTGGCTTGGGAGAAAAATAAGTGTGAGTTTTGATGGTGGAATTGGGCATAATTGGAGTGAAGAGAAAAAAGTAGAAGAAGTTAAAGGGGCAATTGAACAATTTAAAATTATGTATCTCAATCAAAAAGAATGGGATGAGAGAATAAGAGATAGAATTGTGGAAGATTTGCGTTGGTTAGCGGAAGATTGGTTTTCTTCGGTCGATGAGGAAGATGTGGATGGAATGATAGAAATACTTGAAAAAAATTCAAATTCTAAATTTACGGAAAAAGAAAAGGAAGAGTTAAAAGAACAAAAAGTTTCAAAAGAAGTTTTTAAAAATGGAATTTATTTAGAAAGTTTGAACATAACTTCTGACGGAGATTTTACGGTGTATTTTTATGATGATGAAGTATTTTTTGCAGGGCATTGGATTGATTTAACGGGGAATGTTAGCGGGGAATTTAGCAGTGAAGCGGATATTGTAGGATAA
- the aroF gene encoding 3-deoxy-7-phosphoheptulonate synthase has protein sequence MIIKIDGSIDKSVLDRLIKRLETENNVKVKPIIGAEYSILGLVGDISTIDIKHIQSLEYVIDVQRVQEPYKRASRKFHPKDTIVKVGDVGIGGNNLVMMAGPCSVENEKQILTTARIVKKYGATMLRGGVVKPRTSPYSFQGLGMEGIELMKKAKEETGLPIICEVMSISQLYEFGPHLDMIQLGARNMQNFDLLKEVGKTNIPVLLKRGLSATIEEWLMSAEYILAGGNENVVLCERGIRTYETAYRNVLDLNAVPMIKKLTHLPIIVDSAHSTGKYWMVEPLGMAGIAAGADGLMVEVHPEPDKALSDGPQSLKEEVFEHLMINVEKIANVLGKTFKIK, from the coding sequence ATGATTATAAAAATAGACGGAAGTATTGATAAGAGTGTGTTAGATAGATTGATAAAAAGACTGGAAACAGAAAATAACGTTAAAGTAAAACCGATTATTGGAGCGGAATATTCAATTTTGGGATTGGTAGGAGATATTAGTACCATTGATATTAAACACATTCAGTCTTTGGAATATGTAATTGATGTGCAAAGAGTGCAAGAACCGTACAAAAGGGCAAGTAGAAAATTTCATCCAAAAGACACGATTGTAAAAGTGGGAGATGTTGGAATTGGAGGAAATAATCTTGTGATGATGGCAGGACCTTGTTCAGTTGAAAATGAAAAACAAATTTTAACGACCGCAAGAATAGTAAAAAAATATGGGGCAACAATGCTAAGAGGAGGAGTCGTTAAGCCAAGAACATCACCGTATTCATTTCAAGGTCTGGGAATGGAAGGAATAGAGCTTATGAAAAAAGCAAAAGAGGAAACAGGGCTTCCAATAATCTGTGAAGTGATGTCAATTTCTCAACTTTACGAGTTTGGACCACATCTTGATATGATTCAATTGGGAGCAAGAAATATGCAAAACTTTGATCTTCTAAAGGAAGTGGGAAAAACAAATATTCCAGTGCTTTTGAAAAGAGGACTGAGTGCAACTATTGAGGAATGGCTGATGTCGGCAGAGTACATTTTGGCTGGCGGAAATGAAAATGTAGTTCTTTGTGAAAGAGGGATAAGAACTTACGAGACCGCATATAGAAATGTGCTAGATTTAAACGCAGTGCCAATGATAAAAAAATTGACACATTTACCGATAATAGTGGATTCAGCACATTCGACTGGAAAATACTGGATGGTTGAGCCGCTAGGAATGGCGGGAATTGCAGCGGGAGCAGACGGACTTATGGTGGAAGTTCATCCAGAGCCGGATAAAGCGTTGTCAGATGGACCACAATCGTTAAAAGAAGAAGTATTTGAGCACTTGATGATAAATGTGGAAAAAATTGCAAATGTTTTAGGAAAAACTTTCAAAATAAAATAA
- a CDS encoding prephenate dehydrogenase, with the protein MIKNNLKNIEDLTVTVVGLGVIGGGVAQGLKNIGVKTIYGIDIDEKTLKKAKEKNIITKGFVKTKEPLQKSDFVVITLYPNIVKSFFVNNIENFKDGAIITDVIGIKGKIIEEIDPIIEKSEKNIDFIFGHPMAGREKRGIDFADSRVFEGANYILIKDEKNKKENLDLLSKIIKKMGFKSVSFLTAKEHDEIIAFTSQLTHAIAVSLVNSDNQKYDTNKFIGDSYRDLTRIAKINEDLWSELFLGNKENLLKMIQQFEDELDIIKDALKNDDIGTLKEQFIISARRREKID; encoded by the coding sequence ATGATAAAAAATAATTTAAAAAATATAGAAGATTTAACGGTAACAGTAGTTGGACTTGGAGTAATTGGTGGGGGAGTTGCTCAAGGCTTAAAAAATATTGGCGTAAAAACTATCTATGGAATTGATATTGACGAGAAAACTTTGAAAAAAGCTAAAGAGAAAAATATTATAACCAAAGGATTTGTAAAGACAAAAGAGCCATTGCAAAAATCGGATTTTGTCGTAATCACACTTTATCCGAATATTGTCAAATCATTTTTTGTAAATAATATTGAAAATTTTAAAGATGGCGCAATTATTACTGATGTTATTGGGATTAAAGGAAAAATAATTGAAGAAATAGATCCGATTATTGAAAAAAGTGAAAAAAATATTGATTTTATATTTGGTCATCCAATGGCAGGTCGTGAAAAACGCGGGATTGACTTTGCAGACAGCAGAGTGTTTGAAGGTGCAAATTATATTCTTATAAAAGACGAAAAAAATAAAAAAGAAAATTTGGATTTATTGAGCAAAATAATAAAAAAAATGGGCTTTAAAAGTGTAAGTTTTTTAACAGCTAAAGAACATGACGAAATAATCGCTTTTACAAGTCAGCTTACTCACGCAATAGCAGTTTCACTAGTAAATAGCGACAATCAAAAATATGATACAAATAAATTTATTGGAGATTCATATAGGGATTTGACAAGAATTGCCAAAATTAACGAAGATTTGTGGTCGGAACTATTTTTGGGAAACAAGGAAAATTTATTGAAAATGATACAGCAATTTGAAGATGAATTGGATATAATAAAAGATGCTTTGAAAAATGACGATATTGGAACATTAAAAGAACAGTTTATAATTTCTGCTAGAAGAAGAGAAAAAATAGATTAA
- a CDS encoding Bax inhibitor-1/YccA family protein — protein sequence MSKKIKKTTIQEIKDEYEVLNKYYEIYKILEENKEFLEIKINEDYQLNENTIQEIERIIEINEKEREKFYENFRDGGVEKQIDDFCNDHTLQQLKDKNNFLKNNINEYLKKMVSEIEEGNLIDKFIYEEIEIKEDNYIEFQKKYKKKMNKIDVFVKLSEKIYDIIDKREDNESAKEYAEKFGWILGLDNVFSLFSEELIKIRENLLEEYLVKMRKEYEILEETSKKSYESLEQRYKGFDEKISNKYRELEEKTEKIIEKYENLEENYKNFNQKTLEIMGIFLMIFSLFGIGTTSILHIQDNIVSKILMITGIIILGMSVLFYFIKNSFKYIAIPFWIGIVAIIVGVTCFSFKL from the coding sequence ATGTCAAAAAAAATAAAAAAAACGACTATTCAGGAAATAAAAGATGAGTACGAAGTATTAAATAAATATTATGAAATTTATAAAATATTAGAAGAGAATAAAGAATTTTTAGAAATAAAAATTAATGAAGATTATCAATTAAATGAAAATACTATTCAAGAAATAGAAAGAATAATAGAAATTAATGAGAAAGAAAGAGAAAAATTTTATGAAAATTTTCGTGATGGCGGAGTAGAAAAACAAATTGACGATTTCTGTAATGATCACACTCTTCAACAATTAAAAGATAAAAATAATTTTTTGAAAAATAATATAAACGAATATTTAAAAAAAATGGTTTCAGAGATTGAAGAAGGTAATTTAATAGATAAATTTATATATGAAGAAATTGAAATTAAAGAAGATAATTATATTGAATTCCAAAAAAAATATAAGAAAAAAATGAATAAAATAGATGTCTTTGTAAAATTGAGTGAAAAAATATATGATATAATAGATAAAAGAGAAGATAATGAAAGTGCTAAGGAATATGCTGAAAAATTTGGATGGATATTAGGTTTAGATAATGTATTTAGTTTATTTAGTGAAGAATTAATAAAAATAAGAGAAAATTTATTAGAAGAATATTTGGTAAAAATGAGAAAGGAATATGAAATTTTAGAAGAAACTTCTAAAAAGTCTTATGAAAGTCTAGAACAAAGATATAAAGGTTTTGATGAAAAAATATCAAATAAATACAGGGAATTGGAGGAAAAAACAGAAAAAATAATCGAAAAGTATGAGAATTTAGAAGAAAATTACAAAAATTTTAATCAAAAAACATTAGAAATAATGGGAATATTTTTGATGATTTTTTCTTTGTTTGGTATAGGTACAACAAGTATATTACATATACAGGACAATATAGTTTCTAAAATTTTAATGATTACAGGAATTATTATTTTAGGAATGAGTGTGTTATTTTACTTTATAAAAAATAGTTTTAAATATATAGCAATACCTTTTTGGATAGGAATAGTTGCTATTATAGTTGGAGTGACATGTTTTTCTTTTAAACTTTAA